The DNA window CGATCTCTATGGCTATGCACTCCTCACAAGGAGTCTCGACCTTCTCCTTCGAAAGGTCTTTCTTTAGATAGCTACACCAAAGCTCGCAAAGAGGCTTCTCCCTCCCAAGCTCCCTCCTCTGGAGCTTCCTCTCCTCGATAACTATCAGCTCTAGCGGGAAGTTCCTGCACATAGGGCAGGCCAGGAGATCTAGGAGCCTGTACTTCACTATGTAACACCCCTCACTATCGAGAGAATCTCGCTGAGCATCCTCCTACCCTCATCCTCGCTGGGAGACTCGAGCATGATCCTCAGCACAGGCTCTGTGCCAGAGGGTCTCACAAGGAACCATCCACCGGGTGTGGCTACCCTAACACCGTCTACATCAACAACCTCGAAGCCCTTATAAACCTGTTTAACAGCCTCTACAGCCTTGAGAGCCTTGGATCTATCCATGGGTATCTTGGTCTTAACTATATATACCTTAGGAAACACCGAGA is part of the Sulfolobales archaeon genome and encodes:
- a CDS encoding Trm112 family protein: MKYRLLDLLACPMCRNFPLELIVIEERKLQRRELGREKPLCELWCSYLKKDLSKEKVETPCEECIAIEIVTAVIRCGKCGRWYPVIDEIPRMLPDMYRNEKEDRDFLQKYKDRIPEDILKNGKPYNLG